The following coding sequences are from one Phycisphaeraceae bacterium window:
- a CDS encoding tyrosine-protein phosphatase, with amino-acid sequence MPSPAPQTAASPPSPPARRPGWVRWVVVAVVIAAAWVFFDAFVRDNVFPKNFAVVEENQIYRSAALTPAATRKVHDQYHIKTIIDLGAYDKDPEGERLAQRTAEALGITRHVFRLEGDGTGNPNYYVLAERLLEDPDNRPVLVHCSAGAQRTTACIALHQYISEGKPWIDELPRARRFGHDPGRNPRLKPYLEQWAEKIKAAVLSGGSVAGADPLPSPPTRP; translated from the coding sequence ATGCCGAGCCCAGCTCCACAGACCGCCGCGTCCCCGCCCTCGCCTCCGGCCCGGCGTCCCGGGTGGGTGAGGTGGGTTGTCGTGGCTGTCGTGATCGCCGCCGCGTGGGTCTTCTTTGACGCGTTTGTACGCGACAACGTGTTCCCCAAGAACTTCGCCGTGGTCGAGGAGAACCAGATCTATCGCTCCGCCGCCCTGACGCCCGCGGCGACCCGCAAGGTCCACGACCAGTACCACATCAAGACCATCATCGACCTGGGCGCGTACGACAAGGATCCCGAGGGCGAGCGCCTCGCCCAGCGCACCGCCGAGGCCCTGGGCATCACGCGGCATGTCTTCCGCCTCGAGGGCGACGGCACCGGAAACCCGAACTACTACGTCCTTGCCGAGCGGCTGCTCGAGGACCCGGACAACCGGCCGGTCCTTGTCCATTGCTCCGCCGGAGCCCAGCGCACCACGGCGTGCATCGCTCTTCACCAGTACATCAGCGAGGGCAAGCCGTGGATCGACGAACTCCCCAGGGCCCGCCGGTTCGGGCACGATCCCGGCCGTAATCCGAGGCTGAAGCCGTACCTGGAGCAGTGGGCGGAGAAGATCAAGGCGGCGGTACTCTCGGGCGGATCCGTCGCCGGCGCCGACCCGCTCCCGTCGCCGCCGACCCGACCGTAA